In one Andrena cerasifolii isolate SP2316 chromosome 2, iyAndCera1_principal, whole genome shotgun sequence genomic region, the following are encoded:
- the Lim3 gene encoding lim3 homeobox protein isoform X3, translated as MTMISLEMLGREALPLEGMYRRARQDVLTPPHDSPESQNVRRNGSNARSAGNIASFDDAPHNGMHPLDQPAAELGLPAHIPEILYSSIPKCGGCQEAILDKYVLRVLERCWHARCLTCRDCGARLTDKCFARNGHVFCKDDFFKCGRRFGTKCAGCGQGLAPSQVVRRAQELVYHLTCFSCALCSRQLDTGDEFYLMEDRKLVCKPDYEQAKAKELADGGSIDGDQPNKRPRTTITAKQLETLKLAYNTSPKPARHVREQLSQDTGLDMRVVQVWFQNRRAKEKRLKKDAGRTRWSQYFRSMKGTGAGGHSPRHDKLLDKDELKVDLDSTFGHHDLSNDSYGTVVNMGLDGEGASPGGGGNGAGGGPPRGYLGATTPPYLSTSRSPSLPPQFPYPPDAGLSVYTTLGGAGSMVPGPASDLSNESSGGGGGGGGGGGGGYPDFPPSPDSWLGEPPPPHAHHHSHYAT; from the exons ATGACTATGATAAGCCTGGAGATGTTGGGTCGAGAGGCTCTACCTCTGGAAGGGATGTATCGGCGCGCTCGTCAAGATGTCTTGACACCGCCACACGACAGTCCAGAGTCGCAGAACGTCCGTCGGAATGGCAGTAACGCCAGAAGCGCGGGCAACATCGCCAGCTTCGACGACGCTCCACACAACGGCATGCACCCCCTCGACCAGCCAGCCGCGGAGCTCGGTCTGCCGGCCCATATTCCTGAGATACTCTACT CCTCGATACCAAAGTGCGGCGGCTGTCAAGAAGCGATTTTAGACAAATACGTTCTGAGGGTTCTGGAAAGGTGTTGGCACGCAAGGTGTCTCACGTGTCGGGACTGCGGTGCAAGGTTAACTGACAAATGTTTCGCGAGGAACGGCCATGTTTTCTGCAAAGATGACTTCTTCAA GTGTGGCAGGCGTTTCGGGACGAAATGCGCGGGCTGCGGCCAAGGATTAGCACCGTCGCAAGTCGTGCGAAGGGCACAGGAGCTGGTCTACCACCTAACGTGTTTCTCGTGCGCCCTTTGCTCCCGACAGCTGGACACCGGTGACGAGTTCTACCTCATGGAAGACAGAAAGCTCGTCTGCAAGCCTGACTACGAACAGGCGAAAGCGAAAG AATTAGCCGACGGAGGAAGTATAGACGGCGACCAACCGAACAAAAGGCCGAGGACTACGATCACGGCGAAGCAACTGGAGACGCTGAAATTAGCGTACAACACCAGCCCGAAGCCAGCGAGACACGTGCGGGAGCAACTCTCTCAGGACACAGGACTCGATATGCGCGTCGTTCAAGTCTGGTTCCAGAACAG GAGAGCAAAAGAGAAGAGACTGAAAAAAGATGCGGGTAGAACAAGGTGGTCCCAGTATTTCCGTAGTATGAAAGGGACGGGCGCCGGCGGACATTCGCCGAGGCACGATAAGCTTCTCGATAAGGACGAACTCAAGGTCGACTTGGACTCCACCTTTGGTCACCACG ATTTGAGCAACGACAGTTACGGCACAGTGGTGAACATGGGGTTAGATGGTGAAGGCGCAAGTCCAGGTGGGGGTGGAAATGGGGCAGGTGGAGGCCCTCCACGCGGTTATTTAGGTGCAACGACTCCCCCTTATCTCTCAACGTCCAGATCACCGTCCTTACCACCTCAGTTTCCATATCCACCGGATGCTGGCCTCTCAGTCTACACCACCCTTG GGGGCGCAGGCAGCATGGTGCCGGGTCCGGCGTCCGATTTGAGCAACGAATCGAGCGGAGGCGGCGGTGGAGGTGGCGGAGGCGGCGGGGGTGGTTACCCAGACTTTCCCCCCTCGCCGGATTCATGGCTAGGCGAACCACCACCCCCGCATGCTCACCACCATTCCCACTACGCCACATAA
- the Lim3 gene encoding lim3 homeobox protein isoform X4, translating into MTMISLEMLGREALPLEGMYRRARQDVLTPPHDSPESQNVRRNGSNARSAGNIASFDDAPHNGMHPLDQPAAELGLPAHIPEILYSSIPKCGGCQEAILDKYVLRVLERCWHARCLTCRDCGARLTDKCFARNGHVFCKDDFFKRFGTKCAGCGQGLAPSQVVRRAQELVYHLTCFSCALCSRQLDTGDEFYLMEDRKLVCKPDYEQAKAKELADGGSIDGDQPNKRPRTTITAKQLETLKLAYNTSPKPARHVREQLSQDTGLDMRVVQVWFQNRRAKEKRLKKDAGRTRWSQYFRSMKGTGAGGHSPRHDKLLDKDELKVDLDSTFGHHDLSNDSYGTVVNMGLDGEGASPGGGGNGAGGGPPRGYLGATTPPYLSTSRSPSLPPQFPYPPDAGLSVYTTLGGAGSMVPGPASDLSNESSGGGGGGGGGGGGGYPDFPPSPDSWLGEPPPPHAHHHSHYAT; encoded by the exons ATGACTATGATAAGCCTGGAGATGTTGGGTCGAGAGGCTCTACCTCTGGAAGGGATGTATCGGCGCGCTCGTCAAGATGTCTTGACACCGCCACACGACAGTCCAGAGTCGCAGAACGTCCGTCGGAATGGCAGTAACGCCAGAAGCGCGGGCAACATCGCCAGCTTCGACGACGCTCCACACAACGGCATGCACCCCCTCGACCAGCCAGCCGCGGAGCTCGGTCTGCCGGCCCATATTCCTGAGATACTCTACT CCTCGATACCAAAGTGCGGCGGCTGTCAAGAAGCGATTTTAGACAAATACGTTCTGAGGGTTCTGGAAAGGTGTTGGCACGCAAGGTGTCTCACGTGTCGGGACTGCGGTGCAAGGTTAACTGACAAATGTTTCGCGAGGAACGGCCATGTTTTCTGCAAAGATGACTTCTTCAA GCGTTTCGGGACGAAATGCGCGGGCTGCGGCCAAGGATTAGCACCGTCGCAAGTCGTGCGAAGGGCACAGGAGCTGGTCTACCACCTAACGTGTTTCTCGTGCGCCCTTTGCTCCCGACAGCTGGACACCGGTGACGAGTTCTACCTCATGGAAGACAGAAAGCTCGTCTGCAAGCCTGACTACGAACAGGCGAAAGCGAAAG AATTAGCCGACGGAGGAAGTATAGACGGCGACCAACCGAACAAAAGGCCGAGGACTACGATCACGGCGAAGCAACTGGAGACGCTGAAATTAGCGTACAACACCAGCCCGAAGCCAGCGAGACACGTGCGGGAGCAACTCTCTCAGGACACAGGACTCGATATGCGCGTCGTTCAAGTCTGGTTCCAGAACAG GAGAGCAAAAGAGAAGAGACTGAAAAAAGATGCGGGTAGAACAAGGTGGTCCCAGTATTTCCGTAGTATGAAAGGGACGGGCGCCGGCGGACATTCGCCGAGGCACGATAAGCTTCTCGATAAGGACGAACTCAAGGTCGACTTGGACTCCACCTTTGGTCACCACG ATTTGAGCAACGACAGTTACGGCACAGTGGTGAACATGGGGTTAGATGGTGAAGGCGCAAGTCCAGGTGGGGGTGGAAATGGGGCAGGTGGAGGCCCTCCACGCGGTTATTTAGGTGCAACGACTCCCCCTTATCTCTCAACGTCCAGATCACCGTCCTTACCACCTCAGTTTCCATATCCACCGGATGCTGGCCTCTCAGTCTACACCACCCTTG GGGGCGCAGGCAGCATGGTGCCGGGTCCGGCGTCCGATTTGAGCAACGAATCGAGCGGAGGCGGCGGTGGAGGTGGCGGAGGCGGCGGGGGTGGTTACCCAGACTTTCCCCCCTCGCCGGATTCATGGCTAGGCGAACCACCACCCCCGCATGCTCACCACCATTCCCACTACGCCACATAA